The Agromyces sp. G08B096 DNA window ACGGTGATGAGGCCGTCGGCCCAGCCGGCGGCCTCCCTGGCCGTCTCCTCGCCGACCGCGGCAGCGACGAGCGGGGGCGGCACCTCGGGCAGGCTCCACACGCGCGCCCGGTCGAGGCGGATCCGCCCGTCGTGGCTCACCTCCTCGCCGCGGAGGAGCCGCCGCGTCACGTCGACGACCTCGAGCAGCCTCGCGTCGCGCTCCTCCTTCGGCGGCCACGGGTCGCCCGTCACGTGCTCGTTCATCGCCTCGCCGCTGCCGAGCGCCGCCCAGAACCGGCCGGGGAACATCGACTCGAGGGTCGCGATCGCCTGCGCGATGACGGCAGGGTGGTACCGCTGCCCGGGCGCGGTGACCACGCCGAAGGGCAGGCGGGTGGCCTGCAGGGCGGCACCGAGCCACGTCCAGGCATGCCCCGACTCGCCTTGGCGGACCCCCCAGGGGGCGAGATGATCGCTGCACATCGCCGCCTGGAAGCCCACCTCCTCGGCGCGCTGCACGTCGTGCAGGAGGCGTTGGGGGGAGATCTGCTCGTGCGAGGCATGGAAGCCGACGACGGTCATGGGACTCCTTTCCGTCCGGCTCCGACGATTCCGGGAGCGCGGAATCCGGGCAACCCCTTGCACGTAGGCTGGACGCATGGCAGAACGCGCATCCTGGTCGCTCGGTTCCGCCCTTCGGGGCATCTTCGGCGCGAAGACGATCGACGAGGACACGTGGGACGACCTCGAGGCGGCCCTCATCACCGCCGACTTCGGCCCGGCCGTCACCGAGGAGATCGTCGAGCGGATCCGCGCGCAGGTCGAGCGGTACAAGACCACCGATCCGCGCGACGTCCAGCGGATGCTCCGCGAGGTCGTCGAGGAGCGCCTCGCGAAGTACGACCCGACGCTGAAGCTCACCGAGCGGCCCGCCGTCGTCCTCGTCGTCGGCGTGAACGGCGTGGGCAAGACCACCACGATCGGCAAGTTCGCGAGGTTCCTGCGCACGTACGACCGCTCGGTCGTCGTCGGCGCCGCCGACACGTTCCGTGCCGCCGCGGTCGACCAGCTCGCCACCTGGGCCGAGCGGGCGGGCGTCGGGATCGTCCGGCCGGAGCGCGAAGGGCAGGACCCGGCCTCCGTCGCCTTCCAGACCGTCGAGCAGGCCAAGCGCGACGGCACCGAGATCGTCATCATCGACACCGCGGGGCGCCTGCACACCAAGGGCGGGCTCATGGACGAGCTCGGCAAGATCAAGCGCGTCGTCGAGAAGCAGGCGCCGATCAGCGAGGTGCTGCTCGTGCTCGACGCGACGACCGGCCAGAACGGGCTCGCGCAGGCCGAGGCGTTCATCGAGCACGGCGGGGTCACCGGTCTCGTGCTCACCAAGCTCGACGGCAGCGCGAAGGGCGGGTTCGTGCTCGCCGTGCAGGAGAAGACCGGCCTGCCGATCAAGCTCATCGGCCAGGGCGAGGGCATCGGCGACCTCACCGGCTTCACACCGCACGTCTTCGCGCAGAAGCTCGTCGGATAGACCCAGGGAGCGGAACATGGCGATCGAACACGACTACTTCGGCCTCGTCGGCGACTACTGGTCGGAGCGCAAGGAGTACGGCGACCAAGACGTCGAGGTGGTCCTCGACGCCGACGGCGACGGCGTCTCGATGGCGGCGCTCGACGCGGCCGCGACGATGGTGGGCGAGCTGGAGCTCATCGACGACGAGCTCCGCTCGGCGTTCGTCACCCAGCTCGACTCCGCCTCCTCGCCCGTGGTGCGCTTCCTCGACGTGCTGCTCGACCCCGACCTCGAGCAGGCCGACGAGGTCGACGCCGCGATCGGCCGAGAGTCCGGCGATCGGCAGATCGACGCGCTCCGCTCGATGAGCCTCGTCCGGGTCGATCTCCGACCCGACGCCGACGAACCGGGCGACGCGTTCGCGGAGTTCGAGTTCGCGCTCGCACCGGAGGACACCGACGAGCGGCTCATCGCCGCGATCGACGTCGAACGCGAGATCGTCGACGTCCGCTTCGAGGGCTGACCGGGCGTTCCGGGCGGCCGGCGACGTCGGGGCATCCGGCCTCGCCTAGAATCGAAGGCACCATGGCTACCTTCGGCACCCTCTCCGACCGTCTCGCCGAGACGTTCAAGCACCTCCGCACCAAGGGCAAGCTCTCCGCGGCCGATGTCGACGGCACCGTCCGCGAGATCCGCCGCGCGCTGCTCGACGCGGACGTCTCGCTCGACGTCGTCAAGCAGTTCACCGCCACGGTGCGCGAGCGCGCGCTCGGCGACGAGGTGAACAAGGCCCTGAACCCCGCGCAGCAGGTCGTGCAGATCGTCAACGAGGAGCTCGTCGGCATCCTCGGCGGGCAGCAGCGCCGCCTGCAGTTCGCGAAGACGCCGCCGACGGTGATCATGCTCGCCGGCCTGCAGGGTGCGGGCAAGACGACGCTCGCGGGCAAGCTCGCGAAGCACCTCGTGAAGGAGGGCCACACGCCGCTCCTCGTCGCGAGCGACCTGCAGCGTCCCAACGCGGTGAACCAGCTCCAGGTCGTGGGCGGTCAGGCCGGGGTGCCGGTGTACGCGCCCGAGCCCGGCAACGGCGTCGGAGACCCCGTGAAGGTCGCGAAGGACGGCGTGGAGCAGGCCCGCCGCGCGCAGCACGACGTGGTCATCATCGACACCGCCGGCCGTCTCGGCGTCGACGCCGAGCTGATGAAGCAGGCCGCGAACATCCGCAAGGCCACGAATCCCGACGAGGTCCTGTTCGTCATCGACGCCATGATCGGTCAAGACGCGGTCGCCACCGCGAAGGCCTTCCAGGACGGCGTCGACTTCACCGGCGTAGTGCTCTCCAAGCTCGACGGCGACGCCCGAGGCGGTGCCGCGCTGTCGGTCGCCTCCGTGACGGGCCGGCCCATCATCTTCGCGTCCACGGGCGAAGGCCTCGACGACTTCGAGCCGTTCCACCCCGACCGCATGGCGAGCCGCATCCTCGACCTCGGCGACATCCTCACCCTCATCGAGCAGGCGCAGCAGGCCTTCGACGAGGAGGAGGCGCTGAAGGTCGCCGAGAAGCTCGCGAAGGAGCAGTTCACCCTCGAGGACTTCCTGCAGCAGATGCAGCAGCTGCGGGGCGCCGGCTCGATCAAGAAGATGCTCGGGATGCTTCCCGGCGCGGGCGGGCTCCGTCAGCAGCTCGACCAGTTCGACGAGAAGGAGATCGTGCGCACCGAGGCGATCATCCAGTCGATGACGCCCGCGGAGCGGCGGAACCCGAAGCTGCTGAACGGCTCGCGCCGGCTGCGCATCGCCAAGGGCTCCGGCATGACCGTGACCGACGTGAACCAGCTCGTGCAGCGCTTCGAGCAGGCCGCGAAGATGATGAAGACCGTCGCGCGCGGCGGGGTGCCGCAGATCCCGGGCATGGGCCCGATCCCGGGCGCCGGGTTCGGCGGCGGCGGCGGAGCTTCCGCGCGCAAGGCGAAGGGCAAGAAGAAGTCGGGCGGCTCGCGCTCGGGCAACCCCGCGAAGCGCGCCGCGGAGAACGCGGCGATCGCATCGGGTGCTCCCGCGGCGACCGGGGCGGCGCCGTCGGGCGCCGGGTTCGGCCTGGGGGGTGCGGCGAAGGGCGGGCAGGGTGGCCCGAGCGAGGAAGAGCTCGCCGCGCTGCAGAAGCTGCTCGGCCGCTAACCGGCCGGCGCTCCGGCTGCGTCGAGACGCGCGGCGAGTTCACGTAGGCGGTCGATCTCGATCGCCTGCGCCGACGCGATCGTGCGCGCCCACCGGGTGACCGCCGCGTCGCCGGATGCCTCGAGCCGTTCCTCGCACATGACGACGGCGCCCTCATGGTGGCTGACCATGAGGTCGACGAAGAGCCGGTCGAACTCCGCGCCCTCGGCATCGCGGGCCCGGTCCATGGCCTCCGCGGAGATCTCGCCCGGCATCGCACCGTCAGCGTGTGCGTCGGGTCCGGCAGCTCCCCGCCGCTCGAGCCAGCCGCGGAGGGCGGACGCCTCGGCCGCCTGCGCCTCGGCGATCCGGGCGGCGGCCGCGATCACCTCCGCATCTGCGGCCCGGTCGACGGCGAGTCCGGCGAGCGCCACGGCCTGATCGTGGTGCTCGGCCATGCCCGCGACCCATTCCGCGTCGGCCGCGCTCGTCGACGGGTCGACGGCGCCGGCTCGGTCGGATGCCGCGGGGCCCCGCCCATCAGCGGCGACGGTGCAGCCGGCCGCGCCCATCCCGAACCCGAGGGCGAGCCCCGTCGCGAGCACCAGCGACCCGAGTCGGGCGGGCCGCGCGGTCGTCGACCGGTTCACGAGACCGGGCCCTCCGGCCGCCCGCGCCGGAGCGCCCGCCGGCGGAGCACCGCGACTGCGGCCCCGCCCGCCACGGCGGCGACCATCGCCGTGAGCCCGGCGACGAGCCATCCGTTCAGATCGCCGCCCTCGGGGCGCGCCGCGGGTGCGGCCGACGGCGACGGTGCGGCCACCTCGACGGTGGCGAGGGCGAGGCGGTCACTCGTCCGGTCGCCGCGCGCCACGAGGTCGTAGCCGCCCGCGGTCAGCGGGCCCGGCAGGGTGACGGGCGTGGACGGCAGCGAACCGTCGGCCGCGGCCGTCGCCGTCGCCAGCACCCGGGCGCCGGGCATCCACCAGACGTCGACCGTCTCGCCCGCGTCGAGGGATCCGGGCGGGAGGGACACCGCCACCGTCGCCGTCGTCCCCTCGGGTACGGCGGCGGGCTCGACCGACAGACGCGGGAGCGCGGCGCGCTCCGCCTCCGCGGCCGGCAGCACCGGAGCCTCCCGCCAGACCCACGTGTACGTCGGCTGGGACTGCGGGTTCAGCTCGCCGGGGTCGTATCGAGCGGCATCGGCGAACAGCGGATCCGTGAGTCGGATCACCTCGAGACCGTCGTACATGTCGCTCGCGTAGAGGTAGCCGTCGTAGTAGTACACCGACCAGATGCCGGCCGTGTAGTCCATGGCGTACCCGTACGTCGGCCGGTCGAAGAAGGTCAGCTCGGTCGGCGCGGCCGGATCGCTGAAGTCGATCACCGACACGCCGCCTTCGAGCCAGGCCTGCGCGACGATGAACCGCCCCGGCACCGGGATCAGGCCGCCCGAGTGCGACACGCACTTCTCGAGGTCCGACTGCACGCGGGGGATCTTGAACGTCGCGCGACGCTCGAGGGCGCCGCCCGTGAGGCTCCAGAGGGCGTCAGCCCCGCGGTCGGCGCCGAAGGCGGGGGAGCAGGTGTTGATGAAGCCGTCGCCGAGCTCGTCCTGGAACACGACCGCCGTCGCGTCGTTGTCGAAGATGCCCGAGTGCCAGAACGCGACCGCGGGATCCCGCACCTGCTGCAGCACGACCGGGTGCAGCGGGTCGGCGATGGAGAGCAGCAGCCCGTCGCCACGGCAGGCGGCGACCGCCAGCCCTTTCGCCGGGTAGGCGGTGATGTCGTGGCATCCCGTCGTGCTGCGGGTCTCCGCGCCGCCCGGCACCCGGTCGCCCGGGCCGAACGCGCTGCGCCCGTCGAAGAGATCCAGCTCCCCGACGACGGCGGCGTCGTCGGGCGCGTCGAGCGGCACCCGGACGATCTGCAGCGGGTTGCGTCCGGTGCAGTGCAGGGATGCCCCCCGGCTGTAGGCGCTCACATAGACGAGCACGCTCGACGGGTCGGCGGGGTCGGGCACGACGGTGTGGGTGTGCGAGCCGCACCGGGTGCGCACGGCGGCCGCGTATCGCGGGGCGGCCGGATCGGTGAGGTCGAAGATCCGCAAGCCCTCCCAGTTCTCCTCGGTCTCCGGCACGCGGACCGCATCGCACGCGTCGCTCGACATCGTCTCGTCGATCGAGACGATGACCACCCGGCCGACGGCGCTCACGTCGCCCTGCCCGCCCGCGCACGGCACGGTCGCCCGCAGCTCGGGGTTCCCCGGGTCCGCGATGTCCCACACCGAGAAGCCCGCGAAGTTGCCCTGCACCAGGTGGTCGCCCGTGAACGCGAGATCGGAGTTGATGAAGTCGGGATCGTCGCCCTGCCGGAACGGGTTGTCCCGGTGGGCGACCCACTCCAGGCCGGGGCCGATCGCGGGGTCGCGGGGCTCCGCTGCGGCGGCGCTCCTGCCGGTCCCGGCGCCGGCCCCGAAGGCGGCCACGGCGAGCGTCGACGCCAGTGCCCCGAGCGCCGCCACGGCGCGCCATCGGCGCCCGGTCGCACCGGCGCCCCGCCGGCCCGACCGCGCCGCCGCGTGCGGCATGGGTCAGTCCGCGACCTCGTCGTGCCGCGGCGGCACATCGCCGGCGAACGCGGCCACCGTGTCGCCGGCGAGCACCTCGATGCGCCGCGGCGAACCGGCGAGGCGCGCCTCGAGCGCGGCCACCGGCGGCGTTTCGGGGGATGCCACGAGCACCACGTTGCCCGGGCCGCCGTCGAGCACGCCCTGGGCCGTGACGGCCACCACCTCGTCGCCCGCGACCGCCAGGGTCGCCGCCATCGCCCTCGGCGCGGCGAGGTCGAACCCCGCCAGGGTGTTGACGATGAGGAGCGCGTCGGGTGCGAGCAGGTCGCGGAGCGCGGAGAAGAACTCGACCGTGCCGACCGCGGGCGGTGCGACGTTGCCCGAGAAGACATCGACGATCGCCACGTCGTAGCCGCCGTCCCGGCGGGCGGCGCGGTCGACCGCCGCACGCGCGTCGTCGAACTCGACGGTCAGTTCGACGCCGTCGCGGAGGGGGAGCGCCTCCAGCACGAAGTCGAACAGCTCGGGCAGGAGCTCGACCACGTGCTGGTGCGAGCCCGGCCGGGTCGCGGCGATCCATCGCGGCACCGTCAGGGCGCCGGCGCCGAGGTGCAGCACCCGGAGCGGTGCATCGCCGGGCCGCCACGCGTCGATCACCGCGGCGATGCTGCGGACGTACTCGAGCTGCAGGTCGAGGGGATCGTCGGGGTTCACGTGCGACTGCGTGGTGCCGTCGATCACGAGGGAGTAGCCGCCGTTCGTCCCCCTGCCGGCCAGCAGCCTGGCCTGCACGGATTCCCCGTTGAGTTCGAGCCTCGCGTCGCCCATGCGACCACCATAGGCGGGGGATACCCGGTTCGGCTGCATCCGCTGGCTATCATGTGCCTCGAAGCGCCGCTTCGCGGGTGCAGGTGCCCTCCACCACGGCAGAGGGGGAGACGCGGTGGACACGGTGGTGACCGGAACGATCGCACCGGAATGGGACGAGCGCGTCCTGGCCGCCCACTCGGTCCCGCACTTCATGCAGAGCCGCGCCTGGGCGTCGATCAGGTCGGGCGGGCCGTGGCAGCCCGCGCCGCTCGATCTCGGCGCAGCCGACCGGCCGATGCCGGTGCTCGCCTTCACGCGCACCGTCGCCGGCGTCGGCGCGCTCCGTCACCTTCCGAGGATCAGCGGACTCGCCCCAGAGGACGTGCCCGGGCTCACCGCCGCGGTCGCGGCCTCCGCCGACGGGGCGTTCGCGACCAAGGTCGAGGTGTACCAGCCGCGCGATCGGGCGCTCGAGCAGGCGTTCCTCGACCAGGGGTGGAGGCCGACGCGGGCCTCGCAGTACCGGTACGCCGTCGTCGTCGACCTCGCCGACGGCCCCGAGGGGGCGCTCGCGCGGATGAAGAAGCGCGCCCGCGCGGAGATCCGCGTCGGCGAGCGCAACGGCGTCGTCGTCGACCGGGCCGACGTCGACGGTTCCGATGCCGAGGAGATGCTCGGGCTCGTCCGCGCGACCGAGGAACGATCGGGCGCGTTCTTCCGCTCCGACGACTACCTGCGGCGGGTGTGGGCGGGGTTCGCCGCCCACGGGCAGGGCGCGCTCTACCTCGCGCGCCACGACGGACGCGTGGTGTCGGGCGCGTTCGTCGTGACCTTCGGACGCAGCGCCTGGTACAAGGACGGCGGATCGCTCCGCGACGCGCCGCAGCTCATGGCGTCGCGGCTGCTGCACTGGAGGGTCATGCAGGATCTCGCCGCCGCCGGCATCGACCGGTACGACCTCGGACATGTGCCGCCGCCGGACACGGGGCATCCGGCCGGCCGCGGGCTGCTGATCTTCAAGGGCGCCTTCGCGCCCGACGTCACCGAGTACCTCCCGGCCTTCCTGCTGCCGCACACGCCGGCCGCCGAGGCCTGGCGCGCGGGCGAGGCCGCCTTCATCGCCGATCATCGCGAACGCACCGGCGACTACTGGTACTGAGGCGTCGAACGCTTACCGGGCGGTAAACACCCGGCGCGGACGACCCGCTACAGTGGGTCGTCGCACGACCGCGACGAATCCCTGGAGCTTCCCATGACGACCGGCACCCCCGACTACCGCGACTCGGGCCTCGAGTTCCCCGACGACTTCCTCTTCGGCTCGGCGACCGCGTCGTACCAGATCGAGGGCGCCGCCACCGAGGACGGTCGCGGCCCGTCCATCTGGGACACCTTCAGCCACACGCCCGGCAAGGTCTGGAACGGCGACACCGGCGACGTCGCCGACGACCACTACCACCGCTGGGAGTCCGACCTCGACCTGATGGTCGAACTCGGGCTGGAGGCGTACCGGTTCTCGATCGCGTGGCCGCGCATCCAGCCGACCGGCCGCGGCCCGGCCAACGAAGCGGGGCTCGCGTTCTACGAGCGGCTCGTCGACGGGCTCATCGCCCGAGGCATCCGCCCGATCGCGACGCTCTACCACTGGGACCTCCCGCAGGCGCTCGAGGACGAGGGCGGCTGGACCAACCGGGCGACCGCCGAGGCATTCGCCGACTACGCGCGGCTCGTGGGGGAACGCCTCGGCGACCGCATCGCCGTGTGGACCACCCTCAACGAGCCGTGGTGCAGCGCCTACCTCGGCTACGGCTCCGGCGCGCACGCCCCGGGCCTCATGGACGGCGCGAAGGCGCTCGCCGCGGTGCACCACCTGAACCTCGCCCACGGACTCGCCGTCGGGGCGCTCCGCGAGGTCGTGCCTGGCGACCCGAAGTTCTCGATCACGCTCAACCTGCACGTCATCCGGCCCTCCGGCCCGACGGGCGCCGAGGCCGCACGGCGCATCGACGGCCTCGCCAACCGGGTCTTCCTCGGCCCGCTCCTCGATGGCGAGTACCCCGCCGACGTCATCGCCGACACCGCAGAGGTCACCGACTGGTCGTTCGTGAAGCCGGGCGACACCGAGCTCATCCGCCAGCCGCTCGACGTGCTCGGCGTCAACTACTACTCCACGGTCACCGTGCGCATGTGGGACGGCCAGTCGCCGCGGGTGAACGCCGACGGCCACAAGGACATGGGCGGCACCGCCTGGCCCGGCTCCGAGTCGGTCGAGTTCCTCGAGCAGCCCGGGCCGTACACCGCGATGGGCTGGAACATCGACCCGTCGGGGCTCGAAGACCTCCTCGTCGCGCTGCACGAGTCCTACCCCTCGCTGCCGCTCATGGTGACCGAGAACGGCGCCGCCTTCGACGATGTCGTCACCGACGAGGCCGACGGCCCGGCCGTGCACGACGTCGAGCGCATCGACTACCTGCGCCGCCACTTCACCGCCGCGCACCGGGCGATGGCCCGCGGCGTCGACCTCCGCGGCTACCAGGTGTGGTCGCTGATGGACAACTTCGAGTGGGGCTACGGCTACTCCAAGCGCTTCGGCATCGTACGGGTCGACTACGACACGCTCGAGCGACTGCCGAAGGACTCCGCCCGCTGGTACGCCGAGCTCATCCGCACGCGCCGCATCCCCGGCTGACCGACCGCCCGAGTGCCGGGCCGGCCCGGCTTCCGGCCGGCCGCTCAGGCGGCGTCGATCGGCGCGCCCTCGCGGAGCTCCTCCGCGAGGTGCGAGACGACCCGGCGGAGGTCGCCGTCGGCGGCGTGCGCGACCGCGAGCTGGCGCTGGTAGCTCGCGCCGCGCTCCAGCATGAGCCGGACGGACTGCAGCTCGGGCCCGCAGCCGAGCCGCTCGGCCACCGGCACGAGCCGGGTCACGAGGTCGGCGACGTCCTCGCCCACGAGTCGCTCGGTGCCCGCGACATCCGTGATGATCTCGGCCTCCATGCCGTAGCGTGCCGCGCGCCACTTGTTCTCGCGCACATACCAGGGCTGCAGCACGGTCAGGGTGCGGCCCGCGTCGAGCTCGTCGCCCATCCACTCCACGAGGCACTGGATGAGCGCCGCGATCGCGGCCACCTCCGCCGCCGACGACACGCCGTCGCACACGCGCACCTCGAGCGTGCCCCATTTCGGCGACGGACGGATGTCCCACCTGACCTCGCTGTGGTCCTCGATGACGCCGGTGCGGACGAGGTCGTCGACATAGCGCTCGTAGGCCGCCCAGTCGGCGAGCGGGTACGGCAGCCCCGCGGTCGGCAGCTGCTGGAACATGAGCGCCCGGTTCGACGCGTACCCCGTCTCGACGCCCGCCCAGAACGGACTCGACGCCGACAGCGCCTGCAGGTGCGGCACGTAGGCCAGCAAACCGTCGAGGATCGGCAGGGCGCGGTCGCGGTCGTCGAGGCCGACGTGCACGTGGATGCCCCAGATCATCATGTTCCGGCCCCACCAGCGGGTGCGCTCGATGAGCTTGCGGTAGCGGGGCGTGTCGGAGAGCCGCTGGTCGTACCACTGGCTGTACGGGTGCGACCCGCTGCAGACGAGGTCGTAGTCGCCCAGCCGTTCCAGGACGGCGCGCACCCCGGCGAGCTGCCCCTCGAGATCCGCGACCGCGTCGGCGACCCGGTGATGGACGCCGCTCACGAGCTCCACGGTGTTCGTCAGCAGCTCGTGGGTGATGCTCGGGTGCGGCGACCCGTCGGGGGCTCGCAGCTCGTCGAGCACGCGATCGCCGACGGATGCCAGCTCGCCCGTCGCCCGGTCGACGATGGCGACCTCCCATTCGATGCCGACCGTCGAACGCTCCGACGACGCGAACTCGATCTGCATGCCCCGGGCCCCCCATCAGCTCGCGGCCCCGTGCCGCCCGCCCATCTTGGCACGCACCCGCGGGGCCGGGCGTTCGCGCCCGGGGCCGACGCGCAGGATTATCCTTGCGCGGGGAAATCTGCAAGAATGGTCAGTCGAGTTCTGCATCGCCCGACCCTCTATCCGGCCTGTGGAACACCATTGAGCTTCCGCCGAGTGTGCACCCCACGCTCACGGCTGTCAGTTCGCCCACCTCACCAGACCCATTCAGGAGAATCGTGGCTGTCAAGATCCGTCTCAAGCGGCTCGGCAAGATCCGTGCCCCGTACTACCGCATCGTCGTCGCCGACTCGCGCACCAAGCGCGACGGTCGCGTGATCGAGGAGATCGGCAAGTACCACCCCACCGAGGAGCCCTCGTTCATCGAGGTCGACTCCGAGCGCGCGCAGTACTGGCTGGGCGTCGGCGCGCAGCCGACCGAGCAGGTCCTCGCGATCCTCAAGCTCACCGGCGACTGGGGCAAGTTCAAGGGCGACAAGAACGCCGTGAGCACCGTCCGCACCGCCGAGCCGAAGGCCGGGTTCACCCCCGACGCGGCGAAGAAGTCGGTCGTCAAGCCCAAGGTCGAGAAGCCGGCCAAGGCCGCCGAAGAGACCGAGGCCCCCGAGGCCGAGGCCGCCGAGACCACGGACGAGGCGTAAGCCTTGCTCCAGTCCGCGCTCGAACACCTCGTCAAGGGGATCGTCGACCACCCGGGCGACGTGCGGGTCGTCTCCGCGTCGAGCGCACGCGGCGAGGTCCTCGAGGTTCACGTGAACCCCGAGGACCTCGGCCGCGTCATCGGCCGCGCCGGGCGCACCGCGAAGGCCCTGCGCACGCTCGTGACGGCGCTCGCCGACGGCCGCCGCGTGCGCGTCGACGTCGTCGACTCCGACGACTGACGTGGCCAGCGATCCACGACCCCAGCAGCTCCGAGTGGGCCGGCTCACCAAGGCCCACGGGCTGAAGGGCGCCATCAAGCTCGAGCTCTACACCGACGACCCCGAGCGGCGATTCGTGCCGGGCGCGGAGTTCTCCTTGCAGGTGCCCGAGAGTTCGCCGTGGCACGGCAAGCGGCTGACCTTCCGCGAGCTCCGCTGGTACAACGGCCACCCCGTGGGTTTCTTCGACGGCATCGACGACCGCACCGCGGCGGAGAGCGTCGTGAAGGCCATCCTGTGGGTCGACCAGCCTGAAGACGAGGTCGCCGAGCCCGACGCCTGGTACGACCACCAGCTCGTCGGCCTCACCGTGATCCGCGACGGCGAGCGCGTGGGCGAGGTCGTCCACGTCGACCACCTGCCCGCGCAGGACCTCCTCGTCGTGAAGACCGCGGGCCCGGCGCGCCGCGAGGTCATGGTGCCGTTCGTGCAGGCCATCGTGCCCGAAGTCGACGTCGAGGCCGGGACGCTCACCGTCACCCCGCCGCCCGGACTCTTCGAGGACCTCCCCGAGGCGGCCGATGCCGACGAGCCCGTCGCGGACGAGGCGCCCGCCGACGAGGCACCGGCGACTGACGAGGCATCCGCCGACGAGGCATCCGCGGCCGACGCGACCGGCGACGACCGCCCGGAGTAGCCCGTGCGCATCGACATCGTCACGATCTTCCCCGACTTCTTCCGGGTGCTCGACCTGTCGCTGCTCGGCAAGGCCCGCCAGACCGGGCTCATCGACGTCACCGCCCACGACCTGCGCGACTTCACGCACGACCGGCACCGCACCGTCGACGACACGCCCTACGGCGGCGGCGCCGGCATGGTCATGAAGCCCGAGCCGTGGGGCGAGGCGCTCGACGCGATCGTCGGCGACGGGGCATCCGATGCCCTGCTCGTGGTGCCCTCGCCCGCCGGCGAACCGTTCACCCAGGCCATCGCGCGCGAGCTCGCCGCCGAGCCGCACCTCGTTTTCGCGTGCGGCCGGTACGAGGGCATCGACCAGCGCGTCGTCGACCACTACGCGACGCGGATGCGCGTGCGCCTCATCTCCCTCGGCGACTACGTGCTGAACGGCGGCGAGGTCGCGGTGATGGCGATGATCGAAGCCGCGGGCCGGCTCGTGCCGGGCGTCGTCGGCAACCCCGAGAGCCTCGTCGAGGAGTCCCATGAAGACGGACTGCTCGAATACCCCAGCTACACCAAGCCCGCCGAGTGGCGCGGGCTCGAGGTGCCGCCGGTGCTCCTGAGCGGCAACCACGGCGCCATCGCCGCGTGGCGGCGCGAGCAGCAGCTCGAGCGCACCCGCCGCGT harbors:
- a CDS encoding GH1 family beta-glucosidase is translated as MTTGTPDYRDSGLEFPDDFLFGSATASYQIEGAATEDGRGPSIWDTFSHTPGKVWNGDTGDVADDHYHRWESDLDLMVELGLEAYRFSIAWPRIQPTGRGPANEAGLAFYERLVDGLIARGIRPIATLYHWDLPQALEDEGGWTNRATAEAFADYARLVGERLGDRIAVWTTLNEPWCSAYLGYGSGAHAPGLMDGAKALAAVHHLNLAHGLAVGALREVVPGDPKFSITLNLHVIRPSGPTGAEAARRIDGLANRVFLGPLLDGEYPADVIADTAEVTDWSFVKPGDTELIRQPLDVLGVNYYSTVTVRMWDGQSPRVNADGHKDMGGTAWPGSESVEFLEQPGPYTAMGWNIDPSGLEDLLVALHESYPSLPLMVTENGAAFDDVVTDEADGPAVHDVERIDYLRRHFTAAHRAMARGVDLRGYQVWSLMDNFEWGYGYSKRFGIVRVDYDTLERLPKDSARWYAELIRTRRIPG
- a CDS encoding glutamate--cysteine ligase, with translation MQIEFASSERSTVGIEWEVAIVDRATGELASVGDRVLDELRAPDGSPHPSITHELLTNTVELVSGVHHRVADAVADLEGQLAGVRAVLERLGDYDLVCSGSHPYSQWYDQRLSDTPRYRKLIERTRWWGRNMMIWGIHVHVGLDDRDRALPILDGLLAYVPHLQALSASSPFWAGVETGYASNRALMFQQLPTAGLPYPLADWAAYERYVDDLVRTGVIEDHSEVRWDIRPSPKWGTLEVRVCDGVSSAAEVAAIAALIQCLVEWMGDELDAGRTLTVLQPWYVRENKWRAARYGMEAEIITDVAGTERLVGEDVADLVTRLVPVAERLGCGPELQSVRLMLERGASYQRQLAVAHAADGDLRRVVSHLAEELREGAPIDAA
- the rpsP gene encoding 30S ribosomal protein S16, which gives rise to MAVKIRLKRLGKIRAPYYRIVVADSRTKRDGRVIEEIGKYHPTEEPSFIEVDSERAQYWLGVGAQPTEQVLAILKLTGDWGKFKGDKNAVSTVRTAEPKAGFTPDAAKKSVVKPKVEKPAKAAEETEAPEAEAAETTDEA
- a CDS encoding RNA-binding protein; this translates as MLQSALEHLVKGIVDHPGDVRVVSASSARGEVLEVHVNPEDLGRVIGRAGRTAKALRTLVTALADGRRVRVDVVDSDD
- the rimM gene encoding ribosome maturation factor RimM (Essential for efficient processing of 16S rRNA); this encodes MASDPRPQQLRVGRLTKAHGLKGAIKLELYTDDPERRFVPGAEFSLQVPESSPWHGKRLTFRELRWYNGHPVGFFDGIDDRTAAESVVKAILWVDQPEDEVAEPDAWYDHQLVGLTVIRDGERVGEVVHVDHLPAQDLLVVKTAGPARREVMVPFVQAIVPEVDVEAGTLTVTPPPGLFEDLPEAADADEPVADEAPADEAPATDEASADEASAADATGDDRPE
- the trmD gene encoding tRNA (guanosine(37)-N1)-methyltransferase TrmD, which encodes MRIDIVTIFPDFFRVLDLSLLGKARQTGLIDVTAHDLRDFTHDRHRTVDDTPYGGGAGMVMKPEPWGEALDAIVGDGASDALLVVPSPAGEPFTQAIARELAAEPHLVFACGRYEGIDQRVVDHYATRMRVRLISLGDYVLNGGEVAVMAMIEAAGRLVPGVVGNPESLVEESHEDGLLEYPSYTKPAEWRGLEVPPVLLSGNHGAIAAWRREQQLERTRRVRPELLD